In Leptolyngbya subtilissima AS-A7, the genomic window GCGCCTGCTAATAAAGCATCTGATCTAAACACTGCAGTGGCATGGCTTTTCTGAACTCCTGTCGAAGGTTTACCAGCTCGCATACAATCTGCTGCCTCTGAACTAAGAGATGCACTAGAAAAAAACGAAATACGAATCATTGAATTTTGGTATTCTCATAACTTACGTGAATCAAGAAATGTTCAAAACGAATTAGACGCTGTTTGTCGCAATGCCCAAAATACGATTAGGCAAGCATTTCCTAACAGACATAATATAACCATAATTGGCAGAGAGCTTGGCTATAGTTCTACAGAAGGGCTTTATCAAAGCTTGACTACACCGATCTTGGTTACTGAAGACCTTAAAGTTAAAGTCGAAAATGGCTTTGAAGAGTTCACAGAAAACTGGCGCTCTTTTATTACTACAATACCGGCAAATTGGCTTTACGAAAATTTTCAAACATATCAATCCAGGTTGTTCTCTGCTAATATCCGTGGCTATCTAGGAAGTCGTAACATAGATGCGAACATTAATAATGGAATAAAGAAAACAGTCTTGGAAGATCCAGGAAACTTTTGCGTCTTCAATAATGGGATAACAGCTATTACGAACCAGTTCACTTATGATGAAGAGGCCGGGGAGCTATCTTTGTCAGGGATTTCAATTGTTAACGGTGCTCAAACCACAGGTTCCATAGGCAATTTGGGGTCATCCCCTTCGTCTGGAGCAAAAATTCAAGCTCGATTTATAGTTTGTTCCTCAACTCAAATAATTGAATCGATTATACGTTTTAACAATAGTCAAAATAAAGTTGAAGCTCCTGACTTTCGAAGTAACGATAAAATTCAAACTAGGCTGGTTGATGAATTTAGTAGCATTCCTGACGCTGAATACTCAGGAGGGCGGCGAGGAGGTGCTGAGGATGTCATTAGGCGTAGACAAAATCTTCTGCCATCTAGCACTGTAGGGCAATCGCTCACAGCATTCCACGGAGATCCGCAAAATGCTTACAATAGAAAATCGGATATATGGAAATCGAATTCTTTATACTCAAAAGTCTTTCACGATAGAACAACAGCGAAACATATTATTTTTGTATATTCCCTGCACAAAGCGCTTGATTCATTCAAAAGGAATTTGATTCAAAAGTCTCGGCAAAATGGGTTAACCGAAGCTGAAGTTGATCAAATGAGCTTCTTTCAACATAGAGGCGCAAGTATGTTGGCAACTACAGCTATTGCACAATGCCTGGAAATTGTTTTGGAGCAACAGATTACAGACTTATTTAGTTTATCGTTTGGAAATATTAGTACAGAAGATGCGGTTAAGGTTTGGGAGGAAATACTAGAGCCGATGATTGCCTTGATTGATGCTTTGAGTCCTGCTGTTGAAAATGGTTTAAAGGGGCAAGACTTCACGGCTGATACTATCAAAACATTTAGGTCTTTAGTAAATGCGACTAAAAGTGCAAATAGACCAATTTACAACAATTTCAAAGCAAAAGTAGTTATACATTAGAAATAGTGGGCACTGCCCACCACCCAATACATTCACTGACAAAGGGCACAGTGCTGCCACTTTCAACCAAAAACTAGCCGGTTCTTGTAGACTGCAAAATCTTTGGGCATCAGAATGTCGACGGCTTCAAATTTGCTGAGCGTCAGCAGATCTTTATCACCCGTGATGATACAAGCGGCATTGCCAACGATCGCAGGGATGCATCCCAATACATAGCCAAGCCGCCTTAGATTCAATCGTTAAACCAACTGCGTTAAGCACCGAAATCAGCATACTTAGAGTTGGGAATTATTCCCTATCCAAATTCAGCGCTTGCTTCAAATCGATTGCCTCATTCAGGTTGGCCTCAGCACCTTGCCTCGCTTCAACAACATCCCTAAGCGCCAGCATAAACGCTGCTGTGTCGCCATCTCGCAACGTTTCCTCTAAAGACGCCTTCAAATAAAGTGCTGCATAATCTAGGTCAGCTAGCTGACCTAGTAAATCGGCCTGATAATCCCTCACTGGCATATTTCAACCATCTCCTGAGTGCAAACAGGTCTCAAACATCCTTTACCTCTTCGCCGAGGTAGCGCTCTACAAAAGTCTTGGCCGCTACAGGATGCAGCGTTTTTAAGGCTCTGACGATGTCTACAATCGTTTCGCCCGATGGGTCGCTCTTCTCATTCGCCCATCGGTACACACTGTTGCGTTCAATATCGAGAGCCGCCGCAAGGCTATATTGGCTCACCTCAAACTCCTCAAGCACTTGCCTGAGCACCTGTCCTGCTTTTCCCATGCCTTCATGGTGTCAGACCAGTACAAGCGAGTAAACAACTGATCTGTTGACGGCAACTGACTTGTTGACTATGATGCTAGTCATCGTTTCTGTTGACACACTATGCAAAACCACCCTTCGACAGGCTTAGGGCAAGACCCCTCTTCCGCCGCCCGCTACAGTGCCCGCATCAGCACTCCCGACCCTTCTCTAGGCCCAGAGTCAGTCGACCCTGGCCAAGTTCACCTTGAACTCACCCTCAAGCTTCACAGCTACCCAAACCCAGACCGTGAGCCAGTTAAAATACTCGTTATCGGCAGCAAGCGATCGGTTAGCTCTATCGTCGTCGCCCTTCACCAGCTCGGCTTTGCCGAAATCTTCGAGTGGACAGACTTTCTCAGCGCACCTAATGCTGATAAGCCGCTTCAGTTCCAGCCTGGCGAAGTTATGAAAGCACTGGTGAAATTCTTGCCCCGAGAAGAGTAGCGGGCAGAAATTAGGCTTGGCTGTCCCGATCAAGTAGCCAAGCCGACCACACAAAAACACTATAAACACGTTCGCCTTAGAGTCTCTGCCTCAGCACTCAGCCGTTGACCGCAACCGCTATCGCCCACTCCCCAGCCGCTAACGCTTATACCTCAAGGCTTAAAACATAAACCAACCAGATTAATGCCTTCTCTACAACAGCTCATGAGTTCTGCTTAAGCGTAAAGCAGTTCGACCTAACAAATAATGAGTTCTCTGTAGCAGTTAGTGAGTTCTGCCCAAGCGTAAAGTAGTTCGGCCTAGCAGTTAATGAGATCTCAGTAAGGCTTAGTCAGTACCCTACCCGCATTAATGTTTAGACATTAGAACCTGTAGCCCAAACAGGTAAAACTATTTTTTCTTTCTCAAGACATTAAGCGTAAGACTACAGAACTCCTTTTACTCCACTTAAAGAGTTTTTACCCCCTGCATAAAGCTTCCATATCCCTTCACCTCCCCTGGATGCTTCTGAAACGCAGGCGTCAACTCTGAACCCAAGCTGATCACCCAGTCAGCCCCTCCAACCCTCTAACTCAAACTCCCAAGGAGGGAGTACCACCATGGCACGAGCCAAACGCACATCTACCTCTCTACAAAAAGCAGAACGTCGCGCCTCCGCAATGGGTTCCATCGCCCGCAACCTCGACCTGGGCAACGGTATGACCCTCGCCTCATTCTGGGCCGACATTGAAGCCATGCGCGATCGCCAGAACAAGTACAACGAGATGCTTTCCACTGTCGATCAGCTCTACAACGAAATGATCGACGCCGAAAAAGCCCTAGCCGAAAAGTCCGAAAGAATGCTGAATGCCGTCGCCGTAGTCTATGGCCGCAAAAGTTCTGAGTATGAAATGGCTGGCGGCAAGCGGCGGCCCGAGCGGCGACGGTCTAGCCAGACTGCTCCCGTTCAGCAGTCAGTTGCTTAGACACTTAACCCAAAACCAAGTCAGTTTGAGGGGCGATCGCATGACAGTGTGCGATCGCTGATATCAAAGGCGCAGAAGATGCCGCTGCCAGTACACTCATCAAACTGTCCGCTTTTGTGAGTGAATTCTTTTTCATCGGGAATGCAAGCGCCCTTCGCCTTGACTTCAGCCGCATCCCCTCTGGGCCTGGGCAAACTGCCGAGCCAGCGAGCGGGGTTTAGTTAGCCACGATTAGCCTTTGATGAGGCGACCGCGCGATCGCATCCTCGACCTAGCCGACCACGCCGACTAATTTCTCAATAGCCGCAGCCCGCTCAGCGTCACGATTACCGTCGATCCTTCGTGCCCCAGCACGCCCAGGGGCAGCGTCAGATTGCCCGCAAAATTCGAAATCAGCAGAATCACGACAAATCCAAGGGCAAACACTATGTTTTGCTTGACCACATTCTGAGCCCGACGACCCAGCCAAATCGCGTGCTCTAGGTGCTCCAAGCGATCGGCCATCAGCACAACGTCTGCGGTTTCAAGTGCCGCGTCGCTGCCTGCGGTTCCCATCGCAATGCCCACCGATGCTTGTGCCAAGGCGGGCGCATCGTTGATGCCATCACCGACCATTGCCACCGTCTGATACTGTTTCTGCAAGCGCCGAATCACGTCTACCTTGTCTTCGGGCAGCAGCTCGGCATGGAACTGATCTACCCCGGTCTGCTGAGCAATGCTTTGAGCCGTTCGGGCATTGTCCCCTGTCAGCATGACAATCTGCTCAACCCCCAGCCGCTTGAGTTGGGCGATCGCCCGCGCTGCAGTCGGGCGCACGGTGTCGGCAACGGCGATAATGCCCAACACCTCACCGCCATGGGCCACCCACACCACCGTGTTGCCCTCAGCCTCCCACTGCTGACTGTGCTGAACCAGGGTTGGGGGAAGACTCTCGGCCTGGGATTGGACAAAGACCGCTTTGCCGACCACCGCTGTTTTGCGATCAATTTCTCCGGTAATCCCTTGCCCAGTCTGAGCTTGGCCATTAACCGCCTCCGTCCAGCTCAGGTTTTGCTGGCGGGCGGCCTGCACGATCGCTTCACCAATGGGGTGCTCAGACAGGCTTTCCAAGGCAGCGGCAACTTGAAGTAATGGCTGCGTAGATGGCTCAACGGCCCGCATGCCGACCACCTCAATCTTGCCCGTGGTCAGCGTGCCGGTTTTGTCGAATGCGATCGCTCTCACCCGCCCCATGCGCTCCAGATGCGCTCCATTCTTAAACAAAATCCCGCGCCGCGCGCCGTTGGCAATGCCCGACAGCAGCGCGGGCATAATCGAGGCCATCAGCGCACAGGGCGACGCCACGACCAAAAAAATCAAGGCCCGGTAAATGGTTTGCTCCCAGCTCCAGCCGAGTAAAAAGGGCGGCAGCACGCCCAGCAAAATTCCGGCCATCACAATGACCTTGGCATAGCCCCGCTCAAAGCGCTCGATAAACTGCTGGGAAGGTGGGGCCTCGGTTTGGGCCTGCTGCACCAGGCGAATGACTCGCTGAATCAAGCTGCTTTCGGGCGGCTGGTGAATTCTCAGCCGCAGGGCGCCGCTGCCGTTGATGGTGCCCGCAAAGACCTGATCGCCGATAGTCTTTTCTACCGGAATGGATTCTCCGGTAATTGGTGCCTGGTTTAGGGTGCTAACCCCTTCAATCACCAACCCATCGGTCGGCACCAGCTCTCCCGGCTTGACCAACACCTGCTCGCCAACGGCGATCGCTGAAATTGGCACAGTCTCTTCTCGCTCCCCTCGGATTACCCGTACCGTATCGGCGGTCAGGCTCATCAGCCCGCGAATACTGCGCTCTGTTCGCTGCATGGCGTACCCTTCCAGCGCCCCACTGATGGCGAAAATCAGGATCAAAACCGCGCCATCCACAATCAGGAAATACTCTCGCCGCCACAGGCCCAAACTGGCCGCCCCCAGGGCCGCCACGATCATCAGCAGGTCTACATCTAGCTCTTTCTC contains:
- a CDS encoding AIPR family protein, whose protein sequence is MVTEDLKVKVENGFEEFTENWRSFITTIPANWLYENFQTYQSRLFSANIRGYLGSRNIDANINNGIKKTVLEDPGNFCVFNNGITAITNQFTYDEEAGELSLSGISIVNGAQTTGSIGNLGSSPSSGAKIQARFIVCSSTQIIESIIRFNNSQNKVEAPDFRSNDKIQTRLVDEFSSIPDAEYSGGRRGGAEDVIRRRQNLLPSSTVGQSLTAFHGDPQNAYNRKSDIWKSNSLYSKVFHDRTTAKHIIFVYSLHKALDSFKRNLIQKSRQNGLTEAEVDQMSFFQHRGASMLATTAIAQCLEIVLEQQITDLFSLSFGNISTEDAVKVWEEILEPMIALIDALSPAVENGLKGQDFTADTIKTFRSLVNATKSANRPIYNNFKAKVVIH
- a CDS encoding heavy metal translocating P-type ATPase, which produces MVSANPSTPRLSSLVKDHPDAIAAFACAALVLLGWQSLHLGWVGAAMLILTAAYVIGGFESAREGLTTLFKEKELDVDLLMIVAALGAASLGLWRREYFLIVDGAVLILIFAISGALEGYAMQRTERSIRGLMSLTADTVRVIRGEREETVPISAIAVGEQVLVKPGELVPTDGLVIEGVSTLNQAPITGESIPVEKTIGDQVFAGTINGSGALRLRIHQPPESSLIQRVIRLVQQAQTEAPPSQQFIERFERGYAKVIVMAGILLGVLPPFLLGWSWEQTIYRALIFLVVASPCALMASIMPALLSGIANGARRGILFKNGAHLERMGRVRAIAFDKTGTLTTGKIEVVGMRAVEPSTQPLLQVAAALESLSEHPIGEAIVQAARQQNLSWTEAVNGQAQTGQGITGEIDRKTAVVGKAVFVQSQAESLPPTLVQHSQQWEAEGNTVVWVAHGGEVLGIIAVADTVRPTAARAIAQLKRLGVEQIVMLTGDNARTAQSIAQQTGVDQFHAELLPEDKVDVIRRLQKQYQTVAMVGDGINDAPALAQASVGIAMGTAGSDAALETADVVLMADRLEHLEHAIWLGRRAQNVVKQNIVFALGFVVILLISNFAGNLTLPLGVLGHEGSTVIVTLSGLRLLRN
- a CDS encoding helix-turn-helix domain-containing protein, with the translated sequence MGKAGQVLRQVLEEFEVSQYSLAAALDIERNSVYRWANEKSDPSGETIVDIVRALKTLHPVAAKTFVERYLGEEVKDV